One window of the Cherax quadricarinatus isolate ZL_2023a chromosome 1, ASM3850222v1, whole genome shotgun sequence genome contains the following:
- the LOC128689049 gene encoding HSPB1-associated protein 1-like, whose product MAEPLLKRICQDSHQLCEDQAKHINPLDIRKAILHDLTEPLVFRGYLSSFGCEDEYVPQWKCMEWGASDWLKIFEEKVLKFRVGTRVKENRVLSAPQWETTCLKANMTFSEFLQWSQGKRTSLTSCNQEVNCNDHWAYFDYYYMKDLEHVDQMKGAVDWSLFGFPDKEIRDSTFWMGTAGANTPCHIDTYGCNLVAQIIGKKRWILFPKSQSQYLSPTRIPYEESSIYSKVGFPCPSVASHPKLNFSTPYVVTLEPGDVLFVPKQWWHFVEHINFAVSINTWLELPSDCEEQIKESLVMYQVSSLCQGVHSVDLISSVFNPNMMDIATMTSSEILKLLLQRVFQASISRETSVKSCDTDVFRKKALEQSLLMKEDKIMVDTKITDINWEDKKWCANHKIEKVSSMSFSDYMNKVLGCTETEVPVEKAEYCTKAKDSNSCEDEGIMKFSQIKLLVDAFTDQRVIDILKMVIDEKLAET is encoded by the coding sequence ATGGCTGAGCCACTACTCAAGCGAATATGCCAAGACTCACATCAGTTGTGTGAAGACCAGGCTAAACATATAAATCCACTTGATATAAGAAAAGCAATCCTTCATGATTTAACAGAGCCTTTGGTGTTTCGAGGTTACCTTTCATCTTTTGGATGTGAAGATGAGTATGTCCCTCAATGGAAATGTATGGAGTGGGGTGCTTCAGACTGGCTTAAAATTTTTGAAGAAAAGGTACTTAAGTTTCGTGTTGGCACAAGGGTGAAGGAAAATAGAGTACTTTCAGCTCCACAGTGGGAAACAACTTGTTTAAAGGCAAATATGACCTTTTCAGAGTTTCTCCAATGGTCACAAGGAAAGAGAACAAGCTTAACCTCTTGCAATCAAGAAGTGAATTGTAATGATCACTGGGCTtactttgattattattatatgaagGACTTGGAGCATGTAGACCAGATGAAAGGGGCTGTGGATTGGAGCTTATTTGGGTTCCCTGACAAGGAAATTCGTGACAGTACTTTTTGGATGGGCACAGCTGGAGCAAACACTCCCTGTCATATAGATACATATGGCTGCAATCTTGTGGCACAGATAATTGGTAAGAAAAGATGGATTCTCTTCCCCAAATCTCAGTCTCAGTACTTGTCACCCACACGTATCCCATATGAAGAATCTAGCATATATAGTAAAGTTGGTTTTCCTTGTCCTAGTGTGGCCTCCCATCCCAAATTAAATTTTAGCACTCCATATGTAGTCACACTTGAGCCAGGGGATGTATTGTTTGTGCCAAAACAATGGTGGCATTTTGTAGAGCATATAAACTTTGCAGTGAGTATAAACACCTGGTTAGAACTTCCTTCTGACTGTGAGGAGCAGATTAAGGAGTCACTAGTAATGTATCAGGTTTCCAGCTTGTGTCAAGGTGTTCATTCTGTTGACCTCATTAGTTCTGTGTTTAACCCTAATATGATGGATATTGCTACAATGACATCATCCGAAATTTTAAAACTTTTGTTACAGCGTGTGTTTCAAGCTTCAATCTCTAGAGAAACTAGTGTTAAAAGTTGTGACACTGATGTATTCAGGAAAAAAGCACTTGAACAATCTTTATTAATGAAAGAAGACAAAATCATGGTAGATACAAAAATCACAGATATTAATTGGGAAGATAAAAAGTGGTGTGCAAATCACAAAATTGAAAAAGTTTCCAGCATGTCATTTTCAGACTATATGAATAAAGTTTTGGGGTGCACAGAGACAGAAGTGCCAGTGGAAAAGGCAGAATATTGTACTAAAGCTAAAGATAGTAACTCATGTGAAGATGAGGGTATAATGAAATTTTCCCAAATTAAACTCTTGGTGGATGCCTTTACAGATCAAAGGGTGATAGACATATTGAAAATGGTTATAGATGAGAAATTAGCAGAAACctga